CGCTCGGGCTCATGACGGTCCAGAAGATGCCGTGGTTGAGGAAGCCGCCGCCGTTGTTCCGCACGGCCGTCCGCTTGTCCTCGGGCAGCGCGTCGAGGTCGGCGAGCGTCTCCTCGATCGGCTGGTCTTCCCACTGCGTGCCCTCGAGGGCCGCGTTGAGCTTGGTGGTGTAGCCGGCGTGGTGCTTGCCGTGGTGGATCCGCATCGTCTGCTCGTCGATGTGCGGCTCCAGGGCGTCGTAGTCGTAGGGGAGCGGGGGAAGCTCGAAGGCCATGGGGATGGGGGTTGGGAGAGAAGGTGCCTGTTCAACCCGTCGCCGCGGGCGCCGTTTCGAGGTCCACGCGCGATTCGTACCGGCGCCCCTCCCCTGCCGCCGTTACCCGTCGCCGAGCGCGTCGAGCATTCGCTGGCGGTCGGCCTCGGCGAGCCGGCCGAGCGCGACGAGCCGGTCGAGCGCCTCTGCCACAGCGAGGTGATCCGTGCCACCGTCCGCCGTCGGATCCGGCGCCGGGGCCTCGGGCCGTACACCCACCGCCAACACCTGCTGGAGGAACCTTTCGACGTACTCGGCCGCGCCCGGCTGGCCCGAGAAGTCGAGCGTCTCCGTGACCGTCGCCCGCGCCCGGTTCAGGTCGATCTGGACCTCCCGCCCGCCGAGCAGCTTCCGCTTCGCCCGCACGCCCACGATGTCCTCGTAGCGGATCGTCCGGGCCGGCTGGAGGTCGTTGTTTTGGAAGACGAGCCGGTCGTCGAGAAACACGGCGCCGTCCTTGGCCGAGCCGAGGCGGGTCGCGTCGTAGAGCGCGACGACCGCGTCCGGGTCCACCTCGGGCGCGTAGTCGGCGAGGGCGGCGCGGAGCTTCGCCGCCGGGAGGTCGGGCGCGACGTAGAGCCCGAGGTCGGGGGCCGTCGGGAGGTACTCGCGGAGGAGGTCGGTCATGCGCGTGGGACGAGCGACGCCCCCCGCCGGGTCCCCGAGGCGGGCCGGGCTAGGGCGCGACCGTCGCGACCGCGTCGACGCCGAACGCCGCCGCGGTCACGTCGATGACGCCGGCCGGGAGGACGCCGAGGGCGAGGAGCGCGACGGCGCAGACGGTCACGACGACGGCCGTCGCGCGGGCGACCGGGAACTCGAGCCGGGCGTTGTCCGGCGCCTCGTCCGGCGACGTCATCCACATCACGACGAGCACGCGGAGGTAGTAGTAGCCCGAGACGACCGAGGCGAGGACGCCCAGGATGGCCAGCCACACGAGCCCGGCGTCGACGGCGGCGGCGAACACGAGGTACTTCCCGATAAAGCCGGCGAGGGGCGGGAAGCCCGTGAGCGCGAACATGAACACGCCCATCGCCACGCCGAGGAACGGCTTGCGGTAGCCGATGCCCGCGAGGCTGTCGAGGTCCTGGCCCGCCCCCTGCTCGTCGTCCCACTCGAGCGCGCCCATCACGCCGAAGGCGCCGACGTTCATGAGCGTGTACGCAAGGAGGTAGAACAGCGCGGCGCCGTAGCCCCCGGCCGTCCCCGCGGCGAGGCCCGCGAGGATGTAGCCCGCGTGGGCCACCGACGAGTAGGCCAGCATCCGCTTCACGTTCGACTGCACGAGCGCGACGACGTTGCCGACGACCATCGTGATCGCGGCCACGGCGGCGAGCGTGAGCTGGACCGTCCCGTCGACGAGGTCCGGCGGGAGGGCGCGCGCGAGGACGACGGCGAGCGCGGCGAACGTGGCCGCCTTCGAGGCCGTCGACATGAACGCCGTCAGCGAGGTCGGGGCGCCCTGGTACACGTCGGGCGTCCACATGTGGAACGGGACGGCGGACACCTTGAAGAAAAACCCGACGAGGAGGAGGCCGACGCCGGCGAGGAACAGGCCGGTACGCCCGGTCGCCTCCACGCCGGCCGCGAGCTCGGCGAGCTGCATCGTGCCGGTCGCGCCGTAGAGGAGCGCGAGGCCGTAGAGGAAGAAGCCCGTCGAGAACGCGCCCAGGAGGAAGTACTTCAGCGCGCTCTCGTTCGCCGTCGACTCCTCGCGGACAAGGCCCGTCAGGACGTAGAGGCACACCGACATCGTCTCGAGGCCGACGAAGAGCGTCACGAGGCTGCCCGCCGACGCGAGCGTCATCATGCCGGCCGTGGCGAAGAGGATCAGCCCGTGGACCTCGCCGTAGTTCCGCCCGATCCGCGAGAGGTACGGGACCGTCAGGGCCACGCTCAGGATCGCGCCGATGAGCACGATGATGTTCGCCAGCGCCGCGGCGCCGCCGACGTAGACCTGCCCCTCGAAGGCCGTCCCGACGTGGTCGACCCCGAACGCCTGCCACACGGCCGCCAGCGCCATGCCGACGCCCGCGATCCACGGGATGGACGCGTCGTCGTTCCGGAACGCGTCGAGGACGACGACGAGCACGCCGAGGCCGGCCACCAGGAGGATCGGGCCGGTCGAGGCGAGGTCAGCGAGGAAGAAGTCGTACATCAGAGGGGATAGCGGCGGGCGGGCCCGACGGGAAGCGGGGTTACGCGGCGTCGGCGCCCGGCAGCGCGTCGACTCGGGCGGCGAAGGCGAGGTCGGTCTCGGTCACGCGGTTCCCGGCGTCGTGGGTCGAGAGACCGAGCGAGACGCGGTCGTAGACGTTCGAGATCTCGGGGTGGTGGTCCATGTCCTCCGCCACGAACGCGACGCGCACGAGGAAGGCGAAGGCCTCCTGGAAGTCGGCGAAGGCGAAGTCGCGGGCGATCCAGGTGCCGTCGTCGTCCGCCTCGGCGCGCCACCCGTCGAGGTCGGCGAGGGCGGCGGCGATCTGGTCGTCGGAGAGGGGGTCGCGGGCAGGCATGGGCTAGAAGCGGAGCAGGAGGCCGGGCGTCCGGACCAATGCCTCGGCCGCGGCCGCGGCCGTCTCGGCGTCGGGCGGGTGCGGGAGGACGTAGCCGCTGAAGAACACGAACCAGACCACGATGTAGATCGGGATCAGGATCGGGAGCGAGTACTTGACCATGTAGGCCACGAACGACGGCGTCTGGACGCCCGAGCTCTCGGCGATGGCCTTGACCATGAAGTTCGGCCCGTTCCCGATGTACGTCAGCGCGCCGAAGAACACGGCCGCCACCGAGATCGCCTGGAGGTAGAACGTCGTCGCGAGGGGCGTCCCGGCACCGACCACGGCGAAGTCGCTCACCATCGACGGCACGTTGACGTCCATCCCGAACTTGCCCATCGCGGCCGAGAGGAAGGACACGTACGTCGGGGCGTTGTCGAGCACGCCCGAGAGCATGCCGGTGCCGAAGTAGAACGTCGTCACGCCGATGGAGTCGGCGTTGACCTGGGCCCACTGGCCGATGAGCGTGAGCGCCGGCTGCATCGTGAGGAAGATCCCGATGAACAAGAAGCCGACCTCCTTGATGGGCTCGAAGTTGAAGTCGTTGCCCCGGAGCGCGGCGGGCTTGGCCGTCTTGTAGGCCGCCACGCACACGCCGAACATGATGATCTCCCGGATCCCGAACGGGACGTGGGCGATCTCGTGGAGGTCGGGCACCCATGAGAACACGTTCGGGTCGAGGAACACGCTCGCGATCACGACGCCGAGCCAGAGGAACCCGGCCTTCCCTTCGATCTCGAACTCGCGCTTGACCGGGGCCCGGTTCGGGTGGGCCACGGCGGGGTCCGCCGCGTGGTGGTCCGAGACGTCCTCGACGCCCGGCGCCTCCGGCACGACCGGCCCGCCCGGGACCTCGCCCGGCTCGAGGTCCACCCCGTGCTCTTCGGCGTCCTCGCGGAGGCTCTCGGCCTTGTTCCGCTTGTCGATGACGTAGAAGACGGCCGTGATCGCGAGGATCGTCGGGAGCCAGATGTACCAGATGTGGGTGACCGTCCAGAAGAACGGGACGCCGCGAAGGAAACCGAGGAACAGCGGCGGGTCGCCGATGGGCGTGAGCGCGCCGCCGACGTTCGAGACGATGAAGATGAAGAAGACGATGTGGTACGCCTTCAGCCGCCCCGCGTTGAGCCGCATGAACGGCCGGATGAGGAGCATCGAGGCGCCGGTCGTCCCGATGAAGTTGCTCAGGACGGCCCCGCCGAGCAGGAGGACCGAGTTGTTCTTCGGGGTCCCCGGGTAGTCGGTCTTGATCAGGATCGTCCCGGAGCAGACGAAGAGCGCGCCGAGGAGCGCGATAAAGGCGAAGTACTCCTCGGCCGCATGCATGATGGGCAGCGTGTCGTGGAGCCCCAGCCAGTAGTACAGCGCGAACGCAGCGCCGAGCGCGATGGCGACGTGCGGGTAGTAGTGGTGCCAGAAGTGGGGGTAGAACAGCGGCCCCGTCGCGATCATCAGCAGCAAGACCACGAACGGGATCGTGAGCCACACCGGCGGGGGCGGGTGCTCGGCGCCGTGGCCCTCGTCGCCGGCGTGCTCCGTCGGCTCGCCGTGGACGCCCTGGCCCTCGTCGAGGGCGACCTCCCCGCTCTTGAGCGCCGTCTCCCCCTCGGGTCCGTCGCCAGGCATGGTCTCGGTCGCCTCCGGTTGCTGGATCGGGACGGCGTTCGTCTCGACCGCGTAGCCGACGGCAGGGCCATCGGCAGGGTCCGCGTCCTGACCGCTGGCGGGCAGCGCCAGCAAGACGAGAGCGAACGCGAGAAGCGAGGCGAGCCGGGACATGGGCGGGAGGGCTGGGGGGATCACCGAGGCGGGCTTAGTGCGCGGGCGCGGCGGGGGCAGGCGGCGGCGTCAGCGCCACGTCGTCGGGCCACGCGACGGGCACCACGACGACTTCGTCGGGAGCGGCGTCGGCCACGGCAGCGGCCTTGAGCTCCGACGTCTCGAGGAGCGACCGGACGGCCCGCTCGCTCTGGGCGAGGAACGGCGACGGCCAGAACCCGAGGATCAGCATGAGCGCGGCGAGCGGCACGAGGAGCCCGATCTCGCGGCCGTTGAGGTCCTTCATCGTCGTGTTGGCCTCGTTCGTGACCTCCCCGAAGAACGTCCGGTACACCATCCACAGGAGGTAGACGGCGGCGAAGATGACGCCCGTCGTCGCCACGGCGATGAGGACGGGGTTCCCGACCGTCGGCGAGTTCCACGACCCGAGGAGGATCATGAACTCGCCCACGAACCCGTTGAGGCCCGGCAGGCCGGCCGAGGCGAACACGCTGAACAGCATGAAGAAGGTCAGGATCGGGACGGTCTGGGCGATCCCGCCGTAGTCGGCCATGGCCCGCGTGTGCCGCCGCTCGTACATCATGCCGATGATGAGGAACAGCGCGCCCGTCGAGATGCCGTGGTTGACCATCTGGATGAGCGAGCCCTGCACGGCGATCGTGTCGAAGGCGAACACGCCGAGGACCACGAATCCGAGGTGGCTCACCGACGAGTAGGCCACCAGCTTCTTGACGTCGGTCTGGGCGAACGCGACGAGCGCGCCGTACACGATGCCGATGACGGCGAGGATCGCGATCGGCATCGCCATGCGTTCGGAGGCGTTCGGGAAGAACGGGATGACGAACCGGAGCAGGCCGTACGTCCCCATCTTCAGGAGCACGCCGGCGAGCGCCACGGAGCCGCCCGTCGGGGCCTGCGTGTGCGCGTCGGGCAGCCAGGTGTGGAGCGGGAACAGCGGGACCTTGATCGCGAACGCCAGCGCGAACAGGCCGAACATGGCGTACTGCAGGCCCAGCGGCATCCCGAACTGAACCAGCTTGTACCAGTCGGTCGTGAACACGCCGCCGTTGACGGCGTCACCGGCCTCGAACCCGATCCACAGCACGCCCACGAGCATCAGCAACGAGCCCACCAGCGTGTAGATGACGAACTTGATGGCCGCGTAGACCCGCTCCTCCCCGCCCCAGATCCCGATGATGAACACCATCGGGATCAGGGTGATCTCGAAGAAGATGTAGAACAGGAAGACGTCGAAGGCCGCGAACACGCCGAGCACGCCGGTCTCGAGAAGCAGCATGAGCGCGTAGTACCCCTTGTGCGCCTTGCCGATGTAGGTCCACGACGAGAGGACGATGATCGGCCCGAGGAGCGTCGTGAGCAGGATCAGCAGCAGGTTCAGCCCGTCGATCCCCACGAAGTACGAGATGTCGACGGTGCCGAACCACGGGAGCCGCGTCGCGAGTTGAGGCGCTTCGGCGGTCGAGACGGCCGGGTCGAAGCCGAGCCACAGCCCGAGCGACAGGACGAACGTGACGCCGGTCGTCGCGAGGGCCGCCCACCGGATCGACGACACCGACGGCAGCGCCAGGAGCGCCAGCGCGCCGAGCGCGGGCAGGAAGATGACGAGCGAGAGGAGCCCGGGGATGTCAGCCATGGAGTCGAGAGGGTCGGCCTCGGCGCCGAGATGCGGGGAGCGGGCTTAGACGAACAGGACGAGCGCGACGACGGCCACCACGCCCACCACGATGGCGAGCGCGTAGGTCTGGACCACACCGGTCTGCACGCCGCGGAGCCGCCCGGCCGCATCGCGCACGAGCCCGGCGAGCCCCATCACGCCGCCGTCGACGACGTTCTTGTCGAACGGCGCGAGCACCTTCCGGGCGCCCTCCACGGTGCCCTTGACGAACGTCGCGTTGTAGAACTGGTCCCAGCCCCAGACGTGGCTGGCGGGCGTGTAGAACAGGCCGAACACCTTCCGCGCCTTCCGGTCCGCCTCGGGACCCCGCGTGCCGAAGCGGAAGAAGTACACGGCCGCGCCGATGCCGAGGAGGGAGATGGCGGCGCCAAGCCCCAGGAGCGCCCACTCGACCGCGTGGGACGGCTTGTGCAGCTCGTACGGCGAGACGCCCGCCCAGAGCGGGTCGAGGCTGTCCGCGACCGGCCCGAGGTGGTCGCCGTGACCGACGAGCCAACCGTGGATCCAGCTGCCCGGCAGGCCGATGTCCTCGAACACGGGCGGCAGCCCGAGGAAGCCGCCGACGACCGCGAGGGCCGCGAGCACGACGAGCGGGACGGTCATCGTCCACGGGCTCTCGTGCGGGTGCGTGTCCATCGAATCCGGCCAGCGCGGCGTGCCCTCGAACGTGAGGAGGTAGGCCCGCATCATGTAGATCGCGGTCAGCACCGCCGTCACGAGGCCCACGATCCAGAGGACCCCGTAGCCGATGTGGGCTGACTGGCCGAACTCGAACGCCCGGAAGAGGATCTCGTCCTTCGAGAAGAAGCCGGCCAGCGGGGGGAGCCCGGCGATGGCGAGCGTCGAGATGAGAAACGTCCAGCGCGTGAGCGGCATGAACCGCTTGAGGCCGCCCATCGTCCGCATGTCCTGCGCATCGAACGGGCCGTCGTACGGCAGCGGGCTGTGGCGGAGCGGGTCCTGCGTCGCCTCCGAGTCGAGCGGCGTGTCGTGGCTGCCCGGACCGTGGTGGCTCGGGATCAGCCCCTTGTGCTCCAGCTCGTGCTCGACGTGGTGCATCGAGTGGATGACCGAGCCGGACCCGAGGAACAGGCACGCCTTGAAGAAGGCGTGGGTCATCACGTGGAAGATGGCCACGAAGAACGCCCCGACGCCGGCCGCCAGGAACATGTAGCCCAGTTGGCTCACCGTCGAGTAGGCCAGCACCTTCTTGATGTCGTTCTGCGTGATGGCGACCGTCGCCGCCATGATGGCCGTCACGGCGCCGACGGTCGCGATGATCCAGAGCGCGCCCGAGGTGAGGACGAGCGGCGAGAGCCGGGCCAAGAGGTACAGGCCCGACGTCACCATCGTCGCAGCATGGATAAGCGCCGAGACCGGCGTCGGGCCAGCCATGGCGTCGGGGAGCCACACGAAGAGCGGGATCTGCGCGCTCTTACCGGTCGCCCCGATCAGCAGGAGGACCGTCACCCAGAACCCGGTGCCGCCGGCGAAGAGCGCGAGCGTCTCGGGCTGGAGCAGCGTCGCGAAGTCGAGCCCGAACGGCCCCTGCGTCGCGTCCGTGACCGTCTTGAAGATGATGAACATCGCCAGGAGGAAGGCGAAGTCGCCCACGCGGTTGACGATGAACGCCTTGTTGGCCGCCGCCGAGTTCTTGAGGTCGGTGTACCAGAACCCGATGAGGAGGTAGCTGCACAGCCCGACGCCCTCCCACCCGAGGAACAGGACCGGCAGGCTCTCCGCGAGCACCAGGTTGAGCATCGCGAAGATGAACAGGTTCAGGTACGCGAAGAACCGCCAGTACCCGGAGTCCCCGTGCATGTACCCGATCGAGTACAGGTGGATGAGCGAGCCGACCCCCGTGACGATCATCGTCATGAGCAGCGAGAGCTCGTCGATCCGGTAGGCGAAGTCGACCCGGAGGTCGCCGGCCGTCATCCACGTGAAGTAGCGGACGACCTCGGCCCCCTCGAAGCCGAAGAACAGCATGCAGGTCACCGCGAACGGGACGGCGACGGCGGCCAGCGCCAGCCCGCCGAGCAGCCACTCCTGCTTCCGGTAGGCGGGCGAGAACAGGCCCATCATCCCGTTGAACGCCGCCACCAGGATCGGCGGGAGGAGGATGAGCCGGACGAGGAGTTCCATCGGAGGGACGCGGGACTGGGGACTAGGGACTGGTGGGGATGCGGCGGCCGGGGTCCCTAGTCCCCAGCCGCCAGTCCCGGGGCGCTAGCCCCTAAACAGTCGGAGCTCGTCGACGTTGATCGTGAGCTTGTTGCGGAACATGGCGATCACGATGGCGAGGCCGACGGCGGCCTCGGCCGCGGCGACACTCATCACGAAGAAGACCAGGATCTGGCCGTCGACGTCGCCGAACGCCTGGCTGAAGGCGACGAGCGTGAGGTTCACCGCGTTCAGCATGAGCTCGATGCTCAGGAACACGACGATCACGTTCCGCCGGAGGAGCACGCCGAGCACGCCGATCGTGAAGAGCACGGCGCTCAGCGAGAGGTACCAGGTGAGATCCATGGGGAGCGGTCGGGGTGGCCAACGACCGCCCGAGGCGGCCGGGGCAGCGCGTCAGACGAAGCGCTTCTTGGCGAGGAGGACGGCGCCGATGGTCGCCGCCAGCAGGAGGGCACCGACGATCTCGAGCGTGAAGGCGTGCCGCGTCAGGAGCGCGACGCCGATCTGCTCGACCGACGTCGGGTCGAGGGGCACGACGGCGACCTCGCCCTCGTCGATCACGGCGGCGTCGCCCTCCGGCCCGACGACGACGGCCTCATCCACGGGGTCGACGACGGCCACGGGCACGTCGGTGGGCGTCGGGAAGACGTCGATCTGCTCGGCGACGGCCGTCAGCAGGAGGGCCAGGACGGCGACGCCCCCCACAAACGCCACGGCCCGCTGCCACGTGAAGGCGCTCAGCCGCGGCGTCTCCTCCAGGTTGAGGAGCATGATCACGAACAGGAACAGGACCATGATGGCCCCGGCGTAGACCAGGATCTGGACGACCCCGATGAACGTCGCGTTCAGCGTGAGGTAGAGGCACGCGATGGCGAGCATCGTCTGGACCATCCAGAGCGCGCTGGCGACCGGGCTCCGCGAGATGAGCATGCCGAGCGAGCCGGCCACCGCGAACACGGCGAACACGAAGAAGAGGAACGTCTCCACGGGTCGGGGTGAGAGGGAGCCTGGGTCCGGGCAGAGGGCGCCCGGTGAGGGGCCGCCAAGATACCGGCCCTCCTCCGACGCGGACAACCGAGCGGCGATCCCCGCGGGATCTCTCGGTGAAGAGCCGCGCCGGCCGGCCCACGCCCCCCCTTGAGGCCGCCCCGGGCGCGCCGACGCAACCGGACGCGCCTCCGCCCCGTCTATCTTCGCCACGCATGGACGCCCCGGCTCCCCCCTCCTCTCCGACTCGCGGGCGGCGCGTCCGCAAGCGCGACCTCGTGATCCCGGTCGCGCTGAGCCTCACGGCCGTCGGCATCATCCTGTGGGCCACGTGGGAGCCCGGGGCCTTCGCGCTCGTCCGGTCCTCGTTCAACCCGTGGATCTTCCTGGGCGCGATCGGCGCGCTCGGCCTGCAGATCACGGCGGGCGGGCTCCGGCTCCGGCACGTCTCTCGCGGGGCCCTCACGGTGAAGGGCGGGCTCCGGGCCCAGCTCACGTGGGACTTCATGTCGGCCGTGACGCCGTCGGCGATGGGGGGCGCCCCGTTCGCGGCGTTCTTCATCGCCAAGGAGAACGGCGCGGCCTACGGCCAGGTCACGGCGCTCATGCTGTTCACGATGCTCATGGACCAGCTCTGGTTCGCGACGCTCATCGTGATCCTGTACGTGTCGGCGATCTGGCTGCCGGTCTTCCCGACGGCCCTCGGCGCGGCCGGCATCGGGACCGTGGCGGCCTACCTCGGCGGGATGCTCATCTACATCGCGTTCTTCGCCTACGCCACGCTCGTCAAGCCCGAGATCCTGGAGCGGTTTGCCAACTGGGTCGTCAGGTTCAAGTGGCTCCGGCGCTTCGAGCCGACCGTCCGGCGCGAGACGAAGAAGCTCCGCCACCAGGCGAGGGTCCTCCGCGGGCAGCCCCTGTCGTTCTACCTCAAGGGCGCCGGCTACACGCTGATGTACTGGCTCGGGCGATACGGCATCGTGTTCCTGGTCGCCCTCAGCTTCTGGCGCGAGTTCCGGCACGTGCTGTTCGTGATGCGGACGGCCGGCCTGTGGCTCGCCGGCCTCGCCATGCCGACGCCCGGAGGCTCGGGTGGAATCGAGGCGCTCTACGTCCTGTACCTCGCCCCCCTCCTCCCGCCCGGGTACGGCGGACCGGCGCTGCTGGCGTGGCGGGCGGTCGCCTACTACGGGGTCCTCGCCATCGGCCTCGTCGTCGCGGGCAGTGCCGTCCGCGCCCTGCTCGCCGGCGAGACGCCGCCCGAGCAGCCGGTGCCCGACCTCGGGGAGGCCTCGGACGCGCCGCCCCGGCCCACCTCGGTGACCGCGTGAGCGTCCCCCGCCCCGTTCCCGACCGCCGCGCCGAGGCCGACCGGTTCGACCTCCGCAAGGTCCACCCGGTCCTCCGGTTCGGCTCCGCCTCGGACCGCTACGCGGCGTGGATCGACCAGGTCTACCCTCGCGACGTGTGGGCCGGCGAGGTCACGACGCGCAAGAAGTCGGTCGGCGGGCAGGCCTTCGAAGAGCGGCTCCTGCCCGTGGCGTCGGTCGAGGACTACTTCCTGCACTTCGGCGTCCTCGAGATCGACTTCACGTACTACCGGCCGCTGGTCGAGGCGACCGGCAAGCCGTCGCCCCAGCTCTTCACGCTGGAGCACTACTCGGACGCCGCGCCGCCCAACGCGCGGTTCTTGCTGAAGGCGCCGCAGCAATACGTCGCCCGCCGGCTCCGGCGGAAGGTCGACGGGCGCTGGGCCTACGTGGAGAATCCCGACTACCTCGATCCGAAGGGGTTCACGGACCAGTTCCTCGTGCCGGCGCAGAAGAAGCTGGGCGTGAAGCTCGCCGGTGTCATCCTCGAACAATCCTACGAGCGGGCGGCCGAGAGCCCGGACCCCGACGAGTTCGTGGCGGAGTGGGACCGCTTTATCGCCGAGGTGCCCAACGACGCGGCGTACCACCTCGAGGTCCGCTCGTCGCACCTCCTGTCGCCCGCCTACCTCGAGTGGCTCGCGAACCGCGACCTCGGGTTCTGCTTCTCACACTGGCAGTGGCTCCCTCCGATCATCGACCAGTGGCGGCTCGTGAATGAGCGGTTCACCTCAGGCTCGGGCGAGGCCGTGCTCCGGCTCGTCCAGCCGCGCGACATGGACTACGCCGAGTCCTGGCGGCGGGCCTACCCGTTCGACGGTCCGGCCGCTGGTCTCAGCGATACGCGCGACGCGAACCGGATGATCGACGAGGCGACGGCGCTGATGTACCAGGCCGTCGAGGCCGGCGTCGTGCTCAACGTCGTCGGCAACAACCGGGCGTGGGGCAACACGCCCGACCTCTGCCGGACGCTCGCCCACCGGTTCCTGGACTTCGCAGAGCGGAAGGGGGCGTAGGGCTCGCCTGCGGTTCGCGGGGGCGACGAGGGGGAATATGGAACGGGCAGCGAGTGCCCGACAGATACCGGTCCGGCCGCCTCGGGCGCGGGGGCGCCGAGGCAGGCGGAGTCGGGACCCGGGGTCCGACCGCTAGGCGGCGGCGGGCGGGAAGAGCGAGTAGATCGTCGCGACGGGCCGCTCCTCAGGCGCGTCCGGCGTCGGCTCCGCGGCCTCGGCCTGCGCCTCCGTGGCCTGCTCGGCGGCGACCTCGGCGCGGCGCTGGACGGCGGCGAGCTGAGCGACCTGCCGACGGAGCCGGCGCGCACGGCGGCGGGCCGAGCGGTTCAGGATCGAGTTGAGCTGGAGCCGGATGGCCTCGGTCGTCCGTGGGCCGATGCCCTCCAGGTCTTGGAGACGGCCATCGTGGGCTGCCCGCTCAAGTTCGGCGAGCGACTCGATACCGAGCTCATCGACGAGCCGCCGCGCGAGCCGCTCGCTCACGCCCGGAAGCGTGGCGAGGAGCGTGGCCGGGTCGTCGGCACGGAGGAGGCGGTCACGGAGGCCGATCCGTCCGGTCTCGACGTACTGGGCGATGTGGTGGGCAAGGCTCACGCCGATGCCGGGCAGCGACATGAGCGCGTCACGCCCGCCCTCGCCGTACAACCGCGCGACGGGCTCCTCGAGGTCGCGCACCATGGCCGCGGCCTGGAGGTAGGCCTGCACGCGGTACGGGTTCGGCTCGCCCTGGCGGACGAGGACCTCGGCCATCTGGTCGAGCGCCTCGGCGAGTTCGATGTTGGTCGGTCCGATCGGAGACATGGCTCTGGAGTCAATGTGGTCCAAGATCGGGAGCCCGAGTGCCACCGGTTTGTCACACGATTGACCCCGTGCGAGTGGGGCGATCCCTGGGGTCCCCGAGGTCGATCCGACCGCCATCGGAGCGCACCCGGCGGGGCCCCGCGGACGGCTCGGCGGAGCGCGAGTCGACCTCGCCCGCCTCGGCGCCGAGGCGAGACGGGTACACCACTCGATGTCCGGTTCACGCGGTTGGGGAAAGCGGGCGGGGCGGCATGGGACGCCGACGCCGGCGGTCCACCGTCGTCCCAGCGGCCTACTCGAACTGCTCGCGGAACGAGTCCATCTCAGCGCGCAGACGCTCGACTTCGGCTTCCAGCACCTCGACACGCTCTGCCAACGTCAGCCCGCCCGCGACCGGAACCGCCTCCTCTTCGGCCTCAGTGCTCGTGGCCGCGGCCTCGACCTCACCGGAGAGCGTGTGCGCGTAGCGATCCGTCGACTGGCCCGGCTCCCGCGGCAGACGCACGACGAGCGGGTCGTC
This sequence is a window from Rubrivirga marina. Protein-coding genes within it:
- a CDS encoding NADH-quinone oxidoreductase subunit J family protein; this translates as METFLFFVFAVFAVAGSLGMLISRSPVASALWMVQTMLAIACLYLTLNATFIGVVQILVYAGAIMVLFLFVIMLLNLEETPRLSAFTWQRAVAFVGGVAVLALLLTAVAEQIDVFPTPTDVPVAVVDPVDEAVVVGPEGDAAVIDEGEVAVVPLDPTSVEQIGVALLTRHAFTLEIVGALLLAATIGAVLLAKKRFV
- a CDS encoding lysylphosphatidylglycerol synthase transmembrane domain-containing protein → MDAPAPPSSPTRGRRVRKRDLVIPVALSLTAVGIILWATWEPGAFALVRSSFNPWIFLGAIGALGLQITAGGLRLRHVSRGALTVKGGLRAQLTWDFMSAVTPSAMGGAPFAAFFIAKENGAAYGQVTALMLFTMLMDQLWFATLIVILYVSAIWLPVFPTALGAAGIGTVAAYLGGMLIYIAFFAYATLVKPEILERFANWVVRFKWLRRFEPTVRRETKKLRHQARVLRGQPLSFYLKGAGYTLMYWLGRYGIVFLVALSFWREFRHVLFVMRTAGLWLAGLAMPTPGGSGGIEALYVLYLAPLLPPGYGGPALLAWRAVAYYGVLAIGLVVAGSAVRALLAGETPPEQPVPDLGEASDAPPRPTSVTA
- a CDS encoding DUF72 domain-containing protein → MSVPRPVPDRRAEADRFDLRKVHPVLRFGSASDRYAAWIDQVYPRDVWAGEVTTRKKSVGGQAFEERLLPVASVEDYFLHFGVLEIDFTYYRPLVEATGKPSPQLFTLEHYSDAAPPNARFLLKAPQQYVARRLRRKVDGRWAYVENPDYLDPKGFTDQFLVPAQKKLGVKLAGVILEQSYERAAESPDPDEFVAEWDRFIAEVPNDAAYHLEVRSSHLLSPAYLEWLANRDLGFCFSHWQWLPPIIDQWRLVNERFTSGSGEAVLRLVQPRDMDYAESWRRAYPFDGPAAGLSDTRDANRMIDEATALMYQAVEAGVVLNVVGNNRAWGNTPDLCRTLAHRFLDFAERKGA
- a CDS encoding helix-hairpin-helix domain-containing protein — translated: MSPIGPTNIELAEALDQMAEVLVRQGEPNPYRVQAYLQAAAMVRDLEEPVARLYGEGGRDALMSLPGIGVSLAHHIAQYVETGRIGLRDRLLRADDPATLLATLPGVSERLARRLVDELGIESLAELERAAHDGRLQDLEGIGPRTTEAIRLQLNSILNRSARRRARRLRRQVAQLAAVQRRAEVAAEQATEAQAEAAEPTPDAPEERPVATIYSLFPPAAA